The nucleotide sequence CACAAGTATGGAGGAGATGGACACCGCTTGATGATGTGTTTGGCGAGAAGCGGCCTTTGCCGAGGGATCGCATGACGGCACGGCATTTGCTGGCCACTTGCGAGTGGTCGCCTTTGAGACTGCAAGAGCAGTCCGAGCTGGAGTCGCTGCTTGAATCTTCGTGAAGAAATGCGGCGACGGGACCGGGCTGGGACTCTTCATCGATTATTTCTTGTGGAAGATATTTGTCTTTGACAGTATTTTGTTGCTGTTAGTACAGAAAAGCCACAAGCCTCAAGGCCTCAAGCAGCTGAAATGAACATGACTGGGTCGGAAAGGTGAGTCGGAATGGCGCCAATGCAAACTTACATAGGTATGAATGAGTCTTGAGCTGAAACACAAGATACAGAAGATAAACAATCAAGAGAACCTTGATGTTCAACATTTGGTCAGTATATGTGAATATTGCATTTATAAACATGGCTTTCAGTCTGCAAGCTTACAATACTTGTGATGCGACTTATGATCACGTCTCGTTTCTTTGCAAGGGCATTGTCCTGGAAGGATACATGGAATGCGGTCTGAGAAAGCACATTGAAATATGTCAGTCGAGGGACAAAACAACGCCAAGCAAGATGTATAAATATTTGTTCAAACTCACAGGAAGCACCAGACTTATGACGCTCAAACTCAGCAGACATGCCATGGTCTGTGTGGCGGTGGCATTGTAGACCTGGAGAGTGTCGATCTGTTAGATTCTGCAATTTTTTTGCACATTGTATGATATCCACCAGCCAACAAAACAAGATGCTCGCTCACCTGCTCCCGGAACCGAAGGCCTCCAAGCAGGAAGCACATGCCCAATATTAACAATAAGTTGGCCAGTATGCTCCCCAGGAGACTGGCCTGCACGATGCGCACCTCATCCTTGACCAAGGCGATGACAAAGATGATGAGCTCGACGGCGTTGCCAAAGGTGATGTTCATCAGGGCCCCGACGGCTGGGCCCCGGCTCGCCGCCATGGTCTCGGTGGCCATGCTGAGAAGCCCAGCCAGTGGGATGATTGCGATGGCGTTCATGGTGAATATGACCGGCCCCTTCATGGACGGGATGTTTCCTAGCACGATGCCGACCGGGACAAAGAGTAGGAGGACGTTGATGTAGCTGGATAAGAGTATCCTACGCGTGGTGCCGAGGAAGCTCATCAGGAGGCTGGGATCTTGATGAGAATCGTCGCTGCCTTGGCTGCTGCCACCTCGGATGCTACATTCGCCCTCGTTCAGCACGGAGCCGCTTTTCTCCTGGTCGACCGGCCCATTGTCCATGTGCGTTTTTGATATCGACCCCTGATGGAGCCCCGGGCTCTGCGTCTCAGGGAGCCTTGGCGGCTGCCAATATTGTGGTTGAGGGAATGTGGTGCCGTTACCGAGGGTGAAGGGCCAGTCTCCGTCGAGGCGATACCTGTCGCCATCGTCATTGGCCTCCACCCGGGGATGTCGAAACTGCTCACTCGGAACATGTTCTATGTAGCGGGGGTGGTTCATCGAGTTGTTCGACACtacggcaaaaaaaagaaggaatcgaaaaaaaaaaaacaacagaaCTTCTCCCACGAGCTCACACGGTGGCAATCCAGGCAGCTACCTATAGAACAGTTGAAAAGAAAGATAGAGTCAACAAAGAGGGTGCACACTTGATCATGGGatgccaagaagaaggggaCTGTGTTGCATCTGCAGGATATGAACGCGGAAACAAACAAGGACAaacaggaaaaagaaaattgggaagaaaaaaagccgccaagTTGCCAAGTACACAAGAACAAGAGGTAAGAgaatggtggtggtggtgggagcTGCGAGAACGGATATCTTTGATGCAGATATGCGACTCCCGCACGACAAATGTCAAGCACCCAAGAATCATCCGAAGACGTCAAGTTCAGGTCGTGAATTTGAATGCGGTGCCTCCGATATTGGGCTCGGATGCATCCCAAAATTTGGAAGGCGCCAAGACCAGTAGAACAAGTGCGAAACGACGCCGCTACATGATTCTGAATCTAGAGCCCTTGGGTAGGTGTAGCGATGGCTCGCTATATGAGAGTTTTGTTGCCCTGAACTCAATCGTCAGCCCCCCGGTAATATTGACCATGGCCCAGTGACCTGTTTTGTTAtgtaaaagagaaaaaaatgtaTTTAGTTAACCCCAGATCAACAGGTATGTCGTGTATTGGTAGTCTGGGTGCATCTGGGGTATTATGCCCGCATTTTTTACAACGTTATGAGTGTGCCGAGCTGCAAGAATTAGTTGGCACCTGAAGATTGCTGACTGAATCGTCGGCTGTGACTGATCAGAAACTTCGGTTCCTTGAGCCTTTATTTTGTAGTGTCTCCTGGAATTCCTTCTTTGAAGCAGGCCTTGTGCGTCATCCCACGTTTCTCCGGGCCACCTGCATGCTGCGTCGCTTACTGCAAGGTACCGCAAGGCCAAAGATGCTCGGTCCCGGAAGCGGAATTTCTTGCCCAAACTAAGAATTACACTCAAGACTGGCTTGAAAATCACGGCTTGGCTTGGGAACAAGCTTGAAAAAAAGGTTTAAACACAATGCCCGACGAGGACATACGGAGCAGCTGGTCAAATGGTTGTAGCAACAGGCGCCGATTTTACCGCCATCAGCAACTGACATAAAAGTTAGTCGAACTTGCGAGGAAACCCCCCAAATCCATATTTTGATTAGAAGGGGTTAAGCGCCTGTTCTCCCGACCGTCCAGTGGGGGTTTCCAGGGCACCGCAGCGAGATGTTGTGTGCGAGTGTGTGAGGGTTGGCCGATGTTTTGGTCGCTCAGCGGCACAATTTGGGAATCAGAAAGCAACTTGACGTCAGCCGAAAACCCATGACAGAAAGACGAGCACCAAAGGCCGCGCTCAATATCTCCGACATTTAATCAAGACCTATCGTTATCAATGCACCCTCGCGGTATTCGTCCCATTGTCCCGCGACAACCCCAAGATGAAGTCAGAGAAGCTTCCTTGAGCCTCATACATTGAGATACTTTGTGTGGCTTCCCGTAGCCACAACCTGACCCTTCTCGCCATACTTGGGCGTACCGTCGGTATCCAATACGGCCTTTCGGATCTCGACGCTCGTAAAAGCCAAGTTGCGGCCAACTTTGCTGACCCAACTCTCGATCTCGAGTACGTCGCCCTCCCTAGCGGCGCCAACGTAGCTGACGTGAATGTCCACACTGACGCCAGTCTTTTCGAGCTCCTTGGCGGCCGCGATGGACATGCCGCCGGCCCAGTCGACAAGAGTGGCCGAGACGGAGCCGTGAAGGATCTTTTTGCTGTTGATGTGCTGTGCTTCGAGCGGCA is from Pyricularia oryzae 70-15 chromosome 2, whole genome shotgun sequence and encodes:
- a CDS encoding calcium/proton exchanger gives rise to the protein MNHPRYIEHVPSEQFRHPRVEANDDGDRYRLDGDWPFTLGNGTTFPQPQYWQPPRLPETQSPGLHQGSISKTHMDNGPVDQEKSGSVLNEGECSIRGGSSQGSDDSHQDPSLLMSFLGTTRRILLSSYINVLLLFVPVGIVLGNIPSMKGPVIFTMNAIAIIPLAGLLSMATETMAASRGPAVGALMNITFGNAVELIIFVIALVKDEVRIVQASLLGSILANLLLILGMCFLLGGLRFREQVYNATATQTMACLLSLSVISLVLPTAFHVSFQDNALAKKRDVIISRITSIVLLIVYLLYLVFQLKTHSYLYKYLPQEIIDEESQPGPVAAFLHEDSSSDSSSDCSCSLKGDHSQVASKCRAVMRSLGKGRFSPNTSSSGVHLLHTCALAAHGGPICQSCPRPAPAVPIEDDGDLGSGLRPSIRPSTPQRRLPSLHVYGPSFADDSELPTRSSSAIGTNAAPENAPPKLAKSSFLASIGRSLTPTILKERPPSIAAGSVELVNPRHRPRSLLPANDPPEELLSTKAALILLVASTGLVAYCAELMVTSMSSMLATSPPVIGEAFIGLIVLPVVGNAAEHVTAITVALKNKMDLAIAVAVGSSIQIALFVTPFMVILGWMLERDMTLRFTLFETVCLFLATFIVGFLVLDGRSNYLEGALLLAAYVIVAVVAFYYPSQTEVGIVAG